In Fusobacterium canifelinum, a genomic segment contains:
- the rpsG gene encoding 30S ribosomal protein S7, with amino-acid sequence MSRRRAAVKRDVLPDSRYSDKVVTKVINSIMLDGKKSIAEGIFYSAMDLIKEKTGQEGYDVFKQALDNIKPQIEVRSRRIGGATYQVPVEVKADRQQTLAIRWLTTYTRARKEYGMIEKLAAELIAAANNEGATIKKKEDTYKMAEANRAFAHYRV; translated from the coding sequence ATGTCAAGAAGAAGAGCTGCGGTAAAAAGAGATGTTTTACCTGATTCAAGATACTCTGATAAAGTTGTTACTAAAGTAATTAACTCAATAATGCTAGATGGTAAAAAATCAATAGCTGAAGGAATATTCTACTCAGCAATGGATTTAATAAAAGAAAAAACTGGTCAAGAAGGTTATGATGTATTTAAACAAGCTTTAGATAATATAAAACCTCAAATAGAAGTTAGATCTAGAAGAATTGGAGGAGCTACTTACCAAGTTCCAGTTGAAGTTAAAGCTGATAGACAACAAACACTTGCTATAAGATGGTTAACTACTTATACAAGAGCAAGAAAAGAATATGGAATGATAGAAAAACTTGCAGCAGAATTAATTGCAGCAGCAAATAATGAAGGTGCAACTATTAAGAAAAAAGAAGATACTTACAAAATGGCAGAAGCAAATAGAGCATTTGCACATTATAGAGTATAA
- the rpsL gene encoding 30S ribosomal protein S12 produces MPTLSQLVKKGRQTLTEKKKSPALQGNPQRRGVCIRVYTTTPKKPNSALRKVARVKLTNGIEVTCYIPGEGHNLQEHSIVLVRGGRTKDLPGVRYKIIRGALDTAGVAKRKQGRSKYGAKNA; encoded by the coding sequence ATGCCTACTCTAAGTCAATTAGTAAAAAAAGGAAGACAAACATTAACTGAGAAGAAAAAATCTCCAGCTTTACAAGGTAACCCACAAAGAAGAGGGGTTTGTATAAGAGTATATACAACTACACCTAAAAAACCTAACTCAGCTTTAAGAAAAGTTGCCAGAGTAAAACTAACAAATGGAATCGAAGTTACTTGTTATATTCCTGGTGAAGGACATAACTTACAAGAACACTCAATCGTTCTAGTAAGAGGTGGAAGAACAAAAGATTTGCCAGGGGTTAGATATAAAATCATTAGAGGTGCATTAGATACTGCTGGTGTTGCAAAGAGAAAACAAGGTAGATCTAAGTACGGAGCTAAAAACGCATAA